From one Lolium rigidum isolate FL_2022 chromosome 4, APGP_CSIRO_Lrig_0.1, whole genome shotgun sequence genomic stretch:
- the LOC124708795 gene encoding MDIS1-interacting receptor like kinase 2-like, whose product MALCGESQYNLTPCESPKLGSKQESIKRPNLMLLLAFVTPFSFGFLIIASIVVVCRRRKSIKSSSKSKSGDILSIWNFDGKIAFEDIISATEDFNEKYCIGIGGYGSVFKVELDSGVIFAVKLLHLMEEYSDEGTFHAEIEVLTKIRHRCIVKLYGFCSHSYCKFLVYDLIERGSLSSILHDQELAKELDWPRRVAVVRDVAQALAYLHHDCDDRIVHRDIRSSNILLDLDYKAYVSDFGMARKLKNGYSSWSTIFAGTCGYIAPELSSTMVLTEKCDVYSFGVVALEVVIGKHPGDLLLPFFCRTEKPAKLKDILDQRIAAPLSIDEEKAIILVALLAFACLQVNPKVRPTMQHVYQALSNRSHIALRPLHEIRLQDLHDYCGSIKSI is encoded by the exons ATGGCTTTATGCGGCGAGTCCCAATATAACTTGACTCCATGTGAATCACCAAAGCttggcagcaaacaagaaagcatTAAACGCCCAAATTTGATGTTACTTCTTGCTTTTGTTACACCCTTTTCATTCGGTTTCCTCATAATAGCAAGCATCGTGGTTGTTTGCCGGAGAAGAAAATCAATAAAAAGTAGTAGCAAAAGCAAGTCTGGAGATATACTTTCCATATGGAACTTCGATGGGAAGATCGCATTCGAAGACATAATCAGTGCaacagaagatttcaatgagaaatACTGCATTGGCATTGGGGGATATGGATCTGTCTTCAAGGTTGAGCTTGACAGCGGGGTTATCTTTGCTGTCAAGCTCCTCCACTTAATGGAAGAATACAGTGACGAGGGAACATTTCATGCCGAGATTGAAGTGCTGACCAAAATCAGGCACCGATGCATAGTCAAACTGTATGGCTTCTGTTCCCATTCCTACTGCAAATTCCTTGTTTATGATCTTATCGAGAGGGGAAGCTTATCATCCATTCTGCACGACCAAGAGCTAGCAAAGGAGCTGGATTGGCCTAGGAGAGTTGCTGTCGTCAGGGACGTAGCTCAAGCTCTCGCCTACTTGCACCATGATTGTGATGATCGGATCGTTCACCGCGACATAAGAAGCAGTAATATTCTTCTGGACCTCGATTACAAAGCTTATGTCTCGGACTTCGGCATGGCGAGGAAGCTCAAGAACGGTTACTCAAGCTGGAGCACTATCTTTGCAGGTACATGTGGCTACATAGCCCCAG AATTATCATCCACTATGGTGTTAACTGAGAAGTGCGACGTGTACAGCTTCGGCGTGGTTGCGCTGGAGGTTGTTATTGGAAAGCACCCAGGTGATCTACTCCTCCCGTTCTTTTGCCGAACAGAGAAGCCGGCAAAGCTCAAGGACATCCTGGATCAACGCATTGCAGCACCGTTGAGCATCGATGAAGAGAAGGCTATCATTTTGGTTGCTCTGTTGGcttttgcttgcctgcaagtcaaCCCGAAAGTCCGGCCGACAATGCAGCATGTATATCAAGCGCTCTCAAATAGAAGCCACATAGCGCTCAGGCCCCTTCATGAAATCAGGCTGCAAGATTTGCATGATTACTGTGGCAGCATAAAGAGTATCTGA